The genomic window AGGAGAGGGTGaatagtatggtggtggtggggagctgtagacgtatggtggtggaggagatttgTAGTGAACCTTAGGAGAAGGTGAGTAatatggaggtggtggagaactgtagacatatggtggtggaggagacttGTAATGTACCTTAGGAGTAGGTGcgtagtatggtggtggaggagatttgTAGTGCACCTTAGGGGAAGGTGAGTAATATGGTGGGGGTGGAGAACTGTAAACATATGGTGGTGGGGGTGACTTGTAATATACCTTAGGGGAAGGTGAGTAgtgtggtggtggtggagaactgtagacatatggtggtggaggagacttGTACACAACCTTGGGGGATGGAGAATAAcatggaggaggtggtggacaaacacaaacatgaggatgtggtggagacttgtagtaCACCTTAGGTGAAGGCGAGTAGTATGGaggtggtggggagctgtagacatacggtggtggtggagacttgtagtaCACTTTAGGtgaaggagagtagtatggtggtggggGAGAACTGTAGACGtaaggtggtggtggagatttgtaGTACACCTTAGGAGATGGTGAATAGTATGGTGGTGGGGGAGAACTGTaaacgtatggtggtggtggggattTGTATTGCACCTTGGGCGAAGGTGAGTggtatggtggtggtggagagctgtagacgtacggtggtggtggagatttgtaGTAAACCTTAGGCGAAggtgagtagtatggtggtggtggggagctgtaaacgtacggtggtggaggagacttGTAGTACACCTTAGGAGAAGGTGaatagtatggtggtggtggagatttgtaGTAAACCTTAGGCGAAggtgagtagtatggtggtggtggggagctgtaaacgtacggtggtggaggagacttGTAGTACACTTTAGGAGAAGGTGaatagtatggtggtggtggagaactgtAGACGtaaggtggtggtggggacttGTAGTACACCTTAGGAGAAggtgagtagtatggtggtggtggagagctgtaGACGTACGGGGGTGGAGGAGACTTGTAATCAACCTTTGGGGATGGAGAGtatgttggtggtggtggagagctgtagacgtacggtggtggaggagacttGTACTCTACCTTTGGGGACggtgagtagtatggtggtggtggagagctgtaGACGTACGGGGGTGGAGGAGACTTGTACTCAACCTTAGGAGATGGGGAGTaggttggtggtggtggggagctgtagacgtacggtggtggaggagatttgTATTCAACCTTTGGGGATGGGGAATaggttggtggtggtggagagctgtagacgtacggtggtggaggagatttgTACTCAACCTTTGGGGATGGAGAGTAGGTTGGcggtggtggggagctgtagacatagggtggtggaggagatttgTACTCAACCTTTGGGGATGGAGAGTAGGTTGGcggtggtggggagctgtaaACATAgggtggtggaggagatttgtagtcaacctttggagATGGTGAGTAGTATGGaggtggtggggagctgtagacgtacggtggtggaggagacttGTAATCAACCTTTGGGGATGGAGAGtatgttggtggtggtggagagctgtagacgtacggtggtggaggagacttGTACTCTACCTTTGGGGACggtgagtagtatggtggtggtggagagctgtaGACGTACGGGGGTGGAGGAGACTTGTAATCAACCTTTGGGGATGGAGAGtatgttggtggtggtggagagctgtagacgtacggtggtggaggagacttGTACTCTACCTTTGGGGACggtgagtagtatggtggtggtggagagctgtaGACGTACGGGGGTGGAGGAGACTTGTACTCAACCTTAGGAGATGGGGAGTaggttggtggtggtggggagctgtagacgtacggtggtggaggagatttgTATTCAACCTTTGGGGATGGGGAATaggttggtggtggtggggagctgtacacgtacggtggtggaggag from Arabidopsis thaliana chromosome 3, partial sequence includes these protein-coding regions:
- a CDS encoding Proline-rich extensin-like family protein (Proline-rich extensin-like family protein; FUNCTIONS IN: structural constituent of cell wall; INVOLVED IN: plant-type cell wall organization; LOCATED IN: endomembrane system; EXPRESSED IN: male gametophyte, root, pollen tube; EXPRESSED DURING: L mature pollen stage; CONTAINS InterPro DOMAIN/s: Extensin-like repeat (InterPro:IPR006706); BEST Arabidopsis thaliana protein match is: Proline-rich extensin-like family protein (TAIR:AT3G28550.1); Has 478331 Blast hits to 51256 proteins in 1906 species: Archae - 1077; Bacteria - 77248; Metazoa - 176231; Fungi - 77872; Plants - 71303; Viruses - 12471; Other Eukaryotes - 62129 (source: NCBI BLink).), with translation MRSSSMMGPSTHLICALGVVIMATMVAAYDPYTDSSPPPLYSSPLPKIEYKTPPLPYIDSSPPPTYSPAPEVEYKSPPPPYVYSSPPPPTYSPSPKVEYKSPPPPYVYSSPPPPTYSPSPKVEYKSPPPPYVYSSPPPPTYSPSPKVEYKSPPPPYVYSSPPPPTYSPSPKVEYKSPPPPYVYSSPPPPTYSPSPKVEYKSPPPPYVYSSPPPPYYSPSPKVEYKSPPPPYVYSSPPPPTYSPSPKVDYKSPPPPYVYSSPPPPYYSPSPKVEYKSPPPPYVYSSPPPPTYSPSPKVDYKSPPPPYVYSSPPPPYYSPSPKVDYKSPPPPYVYSSPPPPTYSPSPKVEYKSPPPPYVYSSPPPPTYSPSPKVEYKSPPPPYVYSSPPPPTYSPSPKVEYKSPPPPYVYSSPPPPTYSPSPKVEYKSPPPPYVYSSPPPPYYSPSPKVEYKSPPPPYVYSSPPPPTYSPSPKVDYKSPPPPYVYSSPPPPYYSPSPKVYYKSPPPPYVYSSPPPPYYSPSPKVYYKSPPPPYVYSSPPPPYYSPSPKVYYKSPPPPYYSPSPKVYYKSPPPPYVYSSPPPPYYSPSPKVYYKSPPPPYVYSSPPPPYHSPSPKVQYKSPPPPYVYSSPPPPYYSPSPKVYYKSPPPPYVYSSPPPPYYSPSPKVYYKSPPPPYVYSSPPPPYYSPSPKVYYKSPPHPHVCVCPPPPPCYSPSPKVVYKSPPPPYVYSSPPPPHYSPSPKVYYKSPPPPYVYSSPPPPYYSPSPKVHYKSPPPPYYAPTPKVHYKSPPPPYVYSSPPPPYYSPSPKVHYKSPPPPYVYSSPPPPYYSPSPKVEYKSPPPPYVYSSPPPPYYSPSPKVDYKSPPPPYVYSSPPPPYYSPSPKVDYKSPPPPYVYSSPPPPYYSPSPVVDYKSPPPPYVYSSPPPPYYSPSPKVEYKSPPPPYVYKSPPPPSYSPSPKTEY